The stretch of DNA CGCCGTCGCCACTGCCGTTGATGACCTTGAAGCAGCCAGCGAAGACCTCGAGTTCGACGGCGAGGGCCACGCATGAGCTATGCAGGAGACCTCACCCCCCAGGAAGCCTGGGACAAGCTGCAGCAGGGCGCCATCCTCGTGGACGTGCGCACCGAGGGCGAATGGGCCCACATCGGCATCCCCGACACAAAGGCCACGGACAATGATCCGCTGTTCATCCAGTGGACCTTCCCGGGCGGCATTCCCAACCCTGATTTCATCAAGGACCTGAGCCTGCAGGCCCCCGACAATCCTTCAACTGAGCTGCTCTTCCTCTGCCGCTCCGGGCAGCGTTCCATCGCTGCCGCAACCGCCGCCACGCAGGCCGGCTTCACCTCCTACAACGTGCTGGAGGGCTTCGAAGGCGAGCCGGACCGCTATGGAGAGCGCACCGTCAACGGCTGGAAAAACCGCGGCCTGCCAACCAACCTGGGAAAGAACTAAGTGACCTTCAACGAAGACGCCGCCGGCTGGAGCCCCGACACCCAGGCCGTCCGCGGCGGGCTGGACCGCACCAACTTCCAGGAAACCAGCGAGGCTGTGTTCCTGAACTCCGGCTTTGTGTACGAATCCGCCGCCGCTGCCGAACGGGCCTTCACCGGTGAGGACGAACGCTTCGTCTACTCCCGCTACGGCAACCCCTCCGTTGCTACATTCCAGGAGCGGCTCCGCCTCCTGGAGGGCACCGAAGCGTGCTTTGCGACGGCGTCCGGCATGTCCGCAGTTTTCACCGCCCTGGGTGCCTTGCTGGCTGCCGGCGACAGGGTGGTTGCCGCCCGCTCGCTCTTTGGCTCCTGCTTCGTGATCCTCAACGAGATCCTGCCGCGGTGGGGCGTGGAGACCGTATTCGTGGACGGCCCGGACCTGGACCAGTGGCGCGAAGCCCTGTCCCAGCCCACCACCGCCGTGTTCTTCGAGTCGCCGTCAAATCCCATGCAGGAAATCGTGGACACTGCGGCGGTGAGCGAACTCGCCCACGCCGCAGGTGCCACCGTCGTCGTCGACAACGTCTTTGCCACTCCCCTGCTGCAGCGTTGCGGCCAGTTCGGCGCCGACGTCATTGTCTACTCGGGTACCAAGCACATCGACGGCCAGGGCAGGGTCCTGGGCGGCGCCATCCTGGGCACCAAGGAATTCATCGAAGGCCCGGTCAAGCAGCTCATGCGGCACACCGGCCCGTCGCTGTCCGCCTTCAACGCGTGGGTCCTCACCAAGGGCCTTGAGACCATGGCCTTGCGCGTCAACCACTCCTCCGCCTCGGCGCTGCGGATCGCCGAGTGGCTGGAGCAGCAGCCGGCCGTGAGCTGGATCAAGTACCCGCTGCTGAAGTCGCACCCGCAGTACGAGCTCGCCGCAAAGCAGATGAAGGCGGGCGGCACGGTGCTCACCCTTGAACTTGCCCCTTCCGGCGGCCGCTCGGGCAAGGAGGCCGCCTTTGCGCTGCTGGATGCCTTGCGGATCATCGACATCTCGAACAACCTGGGCGATTCCAAGTCCCTGATCACCCACCCTGCCACCACCACGCACCGGGCGATGGGACCTGAGGGCCGCGCGGCCATTGGCCTGAGCGATGGAGTTGTTCGGCTCTCGGTGGGGCTTGAGGACGTGGACGACCTGATTGGCGACCTGGAACAGGCACTCAAGCAGATTTAGCGCTGGCTGGAGCTTTGTGCTGGCTCCCGAGCGCTGGCTCCGCTCCGGCACCGGGACCATTTGCCGCTTGCTGCTCCTTCGTCGCTCTGACGCAAGCTACAAAAATGGCCCCGGTCCCCTCGCTGGACTACGCGACTGTACCGGAAATCTCGCGCGCTGCGCCGGAAATCCACCGGCCGTTGCCCTGGTCTCAGGCGTCCGGTACGGAGAGTTGGACGGCGACCACGTCGCCTTCACTGATCCGCGCTTTGTCCCTGATCGCCTTCTTCAGGGGCAAAAGGTAAGAACCGCTCTGAGCGTCCCGGAAGAGCGAAGTCTGCCAGGAGTGTCCGCCGATCTCGGCCCTGACTTTGATCGAGCCGAACGCCTTGCTGGACCCTGCAGTTTGAACGCGCACATCGTCCGCGATCTCTGCCGGCAGGGTCAGGAAGTGCCAACCGGCCTCGCCGGGATACAGCCACAATGCTGCTTTGAAAGAATACGACGCCGTCACGCGCCGAGTATGGCACTTTCGGGCCCCACATATAAAGCGGCCAAAAAGTTCTGCAGTTTTTCCCACCGGCCGGCCCACCGCACCTAAAATGTCAGACCCCCGTTAGAAGATGTTTCTATGGGAAACGGCGCGGGCACAGTGGCGGTGATGGAGGGCATTCATGCTTCCGTCGCTGGCCTTGAT from Pseudarthrobacter siccitolerans encodes:
- a CDS encoding rhodanese-like domain-containing protein, producing MSYAGDLTPQEAWDKLQQGAILVDVRTEGEWAHIGIPDTKATDNDPLFIQWTFPGGIPNPDFIKDLSLQAPDNPSTELLFLCRSGQRSIAAATAATQAGFTSYNVLEGFEGEPDRYGERTVNGWKNRGLPTNLGKN
- a CDS encoding O-succinylhomoserine sulfhydrylase codes for the protein MTFNEDAAGWSPDTQAVRGGLDRTNFQETSEAVFLNSGFVYESAAAAERAFTGEDERFVYSRYGNPSVATFQERLRLLEGTEACFATASGMSAVFTALGALLAAGDRVVAARSLFGSCFVILNEILPRWGVETVFVDGPDLDQWREALSQPTTAVFFESPSNPMQEIVDTAAVSELAHAAGATVVVDNVFATPLLQRCGQFGADVIVYSGTKHIDGQGRVLGGAILGTKEFIEGPVKQLMRHTGPSLSAFNAWVLTKGLETMALRVNHSSASALRIAEWLEQQPAVSWIKYPLLKSHPQYELAAKQMKAGGTVLTLELAPSGGRSGKEAAFALLDALRIIDISNNLGDSKSLITHPATTTHRAMGPEGRAAIGLSDGVVRLSVGLEDVDDLIGDLEQALKQI
- a CDS encoding DUF1905 domain-containing protein, with amino-acid sequence MTASYSFKAALWLYPGEAGWHFLTLPAEIADDVRVQTAGSSKAFGSIKVRAEIGGHSWQTSLFRDAQSGSYLLPLKKAIRDKARISEGDVVAVQLSVPDA